In Trifolium pratense cultivar HEN17-A07 linkage group LG7, ARS_RC_1.1, whole genome shotgun sequence, a genomic segment contains:
- the LOC123899763 gene encoding uncharacterized protein LOC123899763, producing the protein MKKGLHPQMQWISYVTQTGRLMTVMMTKIHPVGKVYHFRAKRQMAESLGQIAKFKRRYGLENPEAAEKK; encoded by the coding sequence ATGAAGAAAGGATTGCACCCACAGATGCAATGGATATCTTATGTTACTCAAACGGGTAGATTGATGACTGTGATGATGACAAAGATTCACCCTGTTGGGAAAGTCTACCATTTTCGTGCTAAGCGTCAAATGGCTGAGAGTTTGGGACAGATTGCCAAGTTCAAACGTCGTTACGGGTTAGAAAATCCAGAGGCCGCTGAAAAGAAATGA
- the LOC123895280 gene encoding leucine-rich repeat receptor protein kinase HPCA1-like encodes MEQHHRVFPLLVLLLFLVVIVASQTDNGDFTALSSLVQSWKNKPLNWVGNDPCGSGWDGIRCTNSRITELRLAGLSLEGQLSSAIQSLSELKTLDLSYNTGMTGTIPREIGNLKNLDSLALVNCGFSGPIPDTIGSLKKLTFLALNSNKFNGNIPRSLGNLANLDWLDLDDNELDGPIPVSNDQGQSGLDMLLKAHHFHLGNNKLSGPIPSQLFSSSMILKHVLFDHNQLTGSIPSTLSSLVSTVEVVRLDNNQLSGTVPSSLNNLEILSEMYLSHNKLSGSLPDLTGMNKLTYVDMSDNSFNSTDIPSWVTSLKDLTTVILKDNQLSGTLNLSNGFTKTLQLIDLQNNDLTVLELGSQELDFDLRLAQNRICLENGVSDKSYCKVPQAIPSYSTLPNGCSPPSCSNNQIASPNCKCAFPYIGNLSSRAFSVSNYSDTSYYKDIEKTLLDTFRKQNIPVDSVSLSNPIKVSATENFQLTLSVFPSQTDRFNTTGVSTAAFVLSNQIYTPPDYFTPYIFIGSSYQHYGGEPKGSKSSHTGAIIGAVVAVLVFIVLAILIGLYVIGKKRRAGSSELNPFVNWEQNKNSGAAPQLKGARWFSFDDMRKYTNNFAEANTIGSGGYGQVYQGALPNGELVAIKRAGKESMQGAVEFKTEIELLSRVHHKNLVSLVGFCYEKGEQMLVYEYVPNGTLMDSLSGKSGIWMDWIRRLKVTLGAARGLTYLHELADPPIIHRDIKSSNILLDNHLVAKVADFGLSKLLTDSDRGHVTTQVKGTMGYLDPEYYMTQQLTEKSDVYSFGVLMLELATSRKPIEQGKYIVREVMKVMDTSKELYNLHSILDQSLLKASRPIGLERYVELALRCVKEYAAERPSMAEVAKEIESIIELVGVNPDSESAPTTETYVDAGVGDGKHPYVNDDEFEYSGMFPTIRVDPQ; translated from the exons ATGGAACAGCATCATAGAGTGTTTCCTCTTCTGGTGCTTCTTCTTTTCCTAGTTGTGATTGTTGCATCACAGACAGATAATGGAGATT TTACTGCTCTTTCATCTTTGGTACAATCATGGAAAAACAAACCATTAAATTGGGTTGGTAATGATCCTTGTGGAAGTGGTTGGGATGGAATTCGTTGCACCAATTCAAGAATTACCGAATT GAGACTAGCTGGCTTGAGTTTGGAGGGTCAGCTATCTTCAGCAATCCAGTCCTTATCTGAACTTAAAACGCT GGATCTTTCATACAACACTGGCATGACAGGAACAATTCCACGAGAAATTGGAAATTTGAAAAACCTTGATTCCTT GGCATTGGTTAATTGCGGTTTCTCTGGCCCTATTCCAGATACAATAGGATCTTTGAAGAAGCTGACATTTTT GGCACTGAATTCGAACAAGTTCAATGGAAATATTCCGCGCTCTCTTGGCAATCTAGCCAACCTTGATTGGTTAGATCTTGATGATAACGAACTGGATGGGCCTATTCCTGTCTCTAATGATCAAGGACAATCGGGTTTGGACATGCTCCTTAAGGCGCATCACTT TCATTTGGGGAACAATAAACTCTCAGGTCCAATACCATCACAACTTTTTAGCTCCAGCATGATACTAAAACATGT GCTTTTCGACCACAATCAACTAACCGGCAGTATCCCTAGCACCCTTAGCAGCCTTGTGAGCACAGTGGAAGTGGT GCGCCTTGACAATAATCAATTAAGCGGTACAGTACCTTCCAGCTTGAACAATCTCGAAATACTTAGCGAGAT GTATTTATCTCACAATAAACTGAGCGGCTCTCTGCCGGATCTTACTGGAATGAATAAGCTCACCTACGT GGATATGAGCGACAATAGCTTCAACTCTACTGATATTCCTTCATGGGTTACTAGTCTGAAAGATCTGACGACAGT AATACTGAAGGACAACCAGCTCAGTGGCACATTAAATCTCAGCAATGGCTTTACAAAAACTCTGCAACTTATTGATTTGCAGAATAATGACCTGACCGTCCTCGAGTTGGGAAGCCAAGAATTGGACTTTGACTTGAG ACTGGCTCAAAACAGAATTTGTCTTGAAAATGGAGTTTCTGATAAGAGTTACTGCAAAGTTCCCCAAGCCATTCCCTCATATTCAACACTGCCAAATGGTTGCTCGCCTCCTTCGTGCAGTAACAATCAGATTGCCAGCCCTAACTGTAAATGTGCATTTCCCTATATTGGAAATCTATCATCCAGAGCTTTTAGTGTCTCAAACTATAGTGACACAAGTTACTACAAGGATATTGAGAAAACTCTGTTGGATACTTTCCGAAAACAAAATATTCCGGTGGATTCAGTTTCTCTTAGTAATCCTATCAAGGTTTCAGCTACTGAAAATTTTCAGTTAACTCTTAGTGTCTTCCCATCTCAAACCGATCGTTTCAATACAACTGGAGTTTCAACTGCTGCTTTTGTTCTTAGCAACCAAATTTACACGCCTCCAGATTATTTCACCCCTTACATCTTCATTGGCAGTAGCTATCAACATTATGGAG GAGAACCTAAAGGATCAAAGTCATCACATACCGGGGCTATAATTGGTGCCGTAGTTGCTGTATTGGTCTTTATAGTACTGGCAATCCTCATAGGGTTATACGTCATTGGCAAAAAAAGAAGAGCAGGATCTTCCGAGTTGAACCCTTTTG TAAACTGGGAACAAAACAAGAATAGTGGAGCTGCTCCTCAGCTGAAAGGAGCGCGATGGTTTTCATTTGATGACATGAGGAAATACACCAACAATTTCGCTGAAGCCAACACTATCGGATCAGGAGGCTATGGACag GTTTACCAAGGTGCTCTTCCCAATGGGGAATTGGTTGCAATCAAAAGGGCTGGAAAAGAATCTATGCAGGGAGCTGTTGAGTTTAAAACTGAGATTGAACTTCTATCAAGGGTCCATCATAAAAATCTCGTTAGTCTTGTCGGCTTCTGTTACGAGAAAGGTGAACAAATGTTGGTCTATGAGTACGTTCCAAACGGCACTTTAATGGATAGTCTTTCAG GAAAATCTGGGATATGGATGGATTGGATAAGGAGGCTCAAAGTTACATTGGGTGCTGCCAGGGGTCTGACCTATCTACATGAACTTGCTGACCCACCAATCATACACAGAGACATAAAATCAAGCAACATCCTACTTGATAATCACCTCGTCGCAAAAGTTGCTGATTTTGGTCTCTCGAAACTTCTTACTGATAGCGATAGGGGCCATGTTACTACTCAAGTCAAAGGAACAATG GGATACTTGGATCCTGAATATTACATGACACAACAATTGACAGAAAAGAGTGATGTATATAGCTTTGGAGTGCTAATGCTGGAACTAGCAACATCAAGAAAGCCAATAGAGCAAGGAAAATATATTGTAAGAGAGGTAATGAAGGTAATGGATACATCAAAAGAGTTATACAACCTTCATTCCATTCTTGATCAAAGTCTACTCAAAGCGTCGAGACCAATAGGTTTAGAAAGGTATGTAGAGCTGGCATTGAGGTGTGTCAAAGAATATGCAGCTGAGAGACCTTCAATGGCCGAGGTTGCAAAAGAGATCGAAAGCATAATCGAGCTTGTTGGAGTGAATCCGGATTCGGAATCAGCTCCAACAACAGAAACTTATGTGGATGCTGGTGTAGGGGATGGTAAACATCCTTATGTGAATGATGATGAGTTTGAATATAGTGGAATGTTTCCAACAATAAGGGTAGATCCTCAATGA
- the LOC123897673 gene encoding 28 kDa heat- and acid-stable phosphoprotein-like, translating to MGRGKFKSKPTGRRQFSTQEDLLAGTSTRPRTFRQKEAENEEEPEVVSGDESGEESDGETKKKKGTQGIIEIENPNLVKPKTLKARDVDVEKTTELSRREREEIEKHKAHERYMRLQEQGKTDQSKKDLERLALIRQQRAEAAKKRDEEKAAKEKKKAETLK from the exons ATGGGAAGAGGAAAATTCAAGAGCAAGCCCACCGGTCGCCGCCAGTTTTCCACCCAGGAAGACCTCC TTGCTGGAACCTCTACTCGTCCTCGAACTTTTAGACAG AAAGAAGCTGAGAATGAAGAGGAACCTGAGGTAGTATCTGGGGATGAATCTGGAGAAGAATCTGATGGAGAAACCAAA AAGAAAAAAGGAACTCAAGGGATTATTGAGATTGAAAATCCTAACTTGGTAAAGCCAAAGACCTTGAAAGCTAGAGACGTTGAC GTTGAAAAGACAACCGAACTTTCAAGGCGTGAAAG AGAGGAGATAGAGAAACATAAAGCTCATGAACGCTATATGAGGTTGCAAGAGCAAGGAAAAACAGATCAATCAAAGAAGGATTTAG AACGATTAGCTCTTATACGTCAACAAAGGGCAGAAGCTGCAAAAAAGAGAGATGAAGAGAAAGCTG ccaaagagaagaagaaggcTGAAACACTCAAGTGA
- the LOC123899603 gene encoding uncharacterized protein LOC123899603 encodes MSEINPKTKTPLPPSSSSSGDHASTKFSGHKTHINPPETSIPDSATLRDQWKYAIRQYSKWYSHAWGTAILAGTAFFALGWFIKGENPIPSFNSNPNSSHHENKDKPPQPH; translated from the coding sequence ATGAGTGAGATTAAccccaaaaccaaaacccctcttccaccttcttcttcttcaagtgGAGATCATGCTTCAACCAAATTTTCAGGCCACAAAACCCATATCAACCCACCAGAAACATCGATTCCAGACTCAGCAACCCTAAGAGATCAATGGAAGTACGCTATCAGACAGTACAGTAAATGGTACTCTCACGCTTGGGGCACTGCAATTCTTGCTGGAACTGCTTTCTTTGCACTTGGTTGGTTCATCAAAGGAGAAAATCCAATACCCTCTTTCAATTCCAACCCTAATTCCTCTCATCATGAAAACAAAGATAAACCTCCCCAACCCCATTAA
- the LOC123898976 gene encoding uncharacterized protein LOC123898976 encodes MASIATTTTTSLFTPFISLHHTSKLSLFFPNLHLPNTNHSIFTLSCSPPKTIPITEQQFLQAIADTSDQKTLPCVRTYENDLSQLTLVGAVDFRQAVTAAAADGGEAAAEHLGAGMDAMVIETVFPASSSDHGTVSTRLFLPARKVKEKAVKLRKSLSEDIFPNTTSKNILTMTFRQVVLEQIWSFDLIVFQPGEERKMEDLENPREVAASFTLSSSNEYLFSMLAEVVCMSALQGTERQFLDKSHGGSRSGFFHWFQKPERIQSKDSAVILHKLFEEEIVENARSLLDKYHSMKDGFKPVKIKSERLWWKPSCYEKLEKIGGSDFSAWTTEYVPAYRLEIDPNIMGDSKFQGWKKSAENRWEVLLTHSQMVGLAETLDMYYVDPYSLTDKELSCGVAAEYVNVSNRKGGSLSKILSVTLATGMFLVAISALGQFCLPRLSKERKQHPVEHRSLPTSEVNVMHEFLDTTKVEEFCVSTVAKVKDAYGWSDEIKVEDFIGAWIGELPAYIRGEGIDTLSTSSKDINADAKVSMQDIASYQVVFSSEGKIVGFQPLSRVAVNQWADNPLARELYGGKKLSPGIIEPGLKILLPKKVTVVELLMSVKPDAYFAMARPYHYQ; translated from the exons ATGGCTTCCATAGCAACAACAACCACCACTTCACTCTTCACACCTTTCATTTCACTTCACCACACTTCCAAACTCTCACTATTCTTCCCAAATCTTCACCTTCCCAACACCAACCACTCCATCTTCACTCTCTCATGTTCACCTCCGAAGACAATTCCGATAACGGAGCAACAATTTCTACAAGCAATTGCCGATACATCAGACCAAAAGACACTCCCGTGTGTTAGAACATATGAGAATGATTTGTCTCAGCTCACTCTCGTTGGAGCTGTTGATTTCCGTCAGGCGGTTACGGCTGCTGCGGCTGATGGCGGTGAAGCTGCTGCTGAACATCTTGGAGCTGGTATGGATGCTATGGTTATTGAAACTGTTTTTCCTGCTTCTTCTAGTGACCATGGCACTGTTTCGACTCGATTG TTCTTACCTGCTAGGAAAGTTAAAGAAAAAGCTGTTAAGCTCAGAAAGTCTCTCTCAGAAGATATATTTCCCAATACCACATCTAAGAATATTCTGACTATGACCTTTAGGCAAGTGGTTTTGGAGCAGATTTGGAGCTTTGACCTCATTGTCTTTCAACCAGGAGAAGAACGAAAAATGGAAGATCTTGAAAACCCGAGAGAG GTTGCTGCATCTTTCACTCTCAGCTCATCCAATGAATATTTATTCTCCATGCTTGCAGAAGTTGTTTGCATGTCTGCTCTCCAAGGTACTGAAAGGCAATTTCTTGATAAATCACATGGTGGCAGTAGAAGTGGTTTCTTTCACTGGTTTCAAAAGCCTGAAAGGATACAATCAAAAGATTCTGCGGTCATCTTACACAAATTATTTGAAGAAGAGATAGTTGAAAATGCAAGAAGTCTATTGGATAAATATCACTCTATGAAGGATGGATTCAAGCCTGTGAAAATAAAATCAGAGCGCTTATGGTGGAAGCCTTCGTGTTatgaaaaattggaaaaaattgGTGGTTCTGATTTCAGTGCTTGGACAACAGAGTATGTACCTGCGTACCGGTTAGAGATTGACCCCAATATAATGGGAGATTCAAAATTTCAGGGTTGGAAGAAGTCTGCAGAGAATAGGTGGGAAGTACTTTTGACCCACTCTCAAATG GTTGGTTTGGCAGAAACGCTAGACATGTACTATGTGGATCCCTATTCACTAACTGATAAGGAATTATCCTGTGGAGTGGCGGCTGAGTATGTCAACGTGTCCAATAGAAAG GGGGGTTCTTTATCAAAAATATTGTCAGTCACCCTTGCAACTGGCATGTTTCTTGTAGCAATCAGTGCTCTGGGTCAATTTTGTTTGCCTCGTTTAAGCAAGGAAAGGAAACAACATCCTGTAGAACATAGGTCTCTACCGACATCTGAAGTCAACGTTATGCATGAgtttttggatacaaccaag GTGGAAGAATTTTGCGTGTCAACTGTTGCTAAGGTGAAGGATGCTTATGGTTGGTCGGATGAAATTAAGGTAGAAGATTTTATCGGTGCCTGGATTGGAGAATTACCAGCCTACATAAGAGGTGAAGGTATTGATACACTTTCTACTTCATCAAAGGATATAAATGCAGATGCAAAAGTGTCCATGCAGGATATTGCTAGTTACCAG GTTGTTTTCTCTAGCGAGGGGAAGATAGTTGGTTTTCAACCCTTGAGTCGGGTGGCGGTTAATCAGTGGGCAGATAATCCTCTGGCAAGGGAGCTGTATGGAGGCAAAAAACTTTCCCCAG GTATCATTGAACCAGGTCTCAAGATTCTCCTTCCAAAAAAAGTTACTGTTGTAGAGTTGCTCATGTCAGTTAAACCAGATGCCTATTTTGCAATGGCCAGGCCATATCATTATCAATGA
- the LOC123899762 gene encoding cyanidin 3-O-galactoside 2''-O-xylosyltransferase FGGT1-like, protein MGANIFHVAMYPWFALGHLTSYLHISNKLAERGHKVSFLMPRNTISKLEHLNLHPNLISFIPITIPHVDGLPLGSETTADLPFAFHSLLMTAMDLTEPIIEDCLRKLIPHMVFFDFTYWLPALAWRFGIKALHYCTISPATVGYLISPERKLHEKSLTEDDLIDPPSSFPTSAIRLQPHEARRLATVKGYGKGISFTERQLISFTSCDAIIFKTCREMEGPYCDYLERQMGKRVFLAGPVLPDPPTSTLAGKWATWLGGFKPKTVIFCAFGSQCILKSNQFKELLLGFELTGMPFLAALKPPIGAETIKLALPEGFGERTKGRGVVEGDWVQQQLILSHPSVGCFVTHCGSGSLTEAMVNDCQLVLLPQAGDQFINARIMSGDLKVGVEVLKSEDGLFTREAVCNAVRVVMDTESELGQTVRTNHAKWREFLLSQGLENSYVDDLVQKLDSLLKY, encoded by the coding sequence ATGGGTGCTAACATCTTTCATGTTGCAATGTATCCATGGTTTGCATTAGGCCATCTTACCTCATACCTTCATATATCTAACAAACTTGCTGAGCGCGGCCACAAGGTTTCATTTCTCATGCCCAGAAATACTATATCCAAATTGGAGCATTTGAATCTCCACCCAAATCTCATCTCCTTCATTCCAATCACCATACCACATGTTGATGGCCTCCCTCTTGGTTCTGAAACAACTGCAGACCTTCCTTTCGCATTCCATTCCCTTCTCATGACTGCAATGGACCTCACAGAGCCTATCATTGAAGATTGTTTAAGAAAGCTCATACCCCATATGGTATTCTTTGATTTCACATATTGGTTACCTGCATTAGCGTGGCGATTTGGCATTAAGGCTTTGCATTATTGCACAATTAGCCCTGCCACTGTGGGGTATCTAATAAGCCCAGAAAGAAAGCTCCATGAAAAGTCATTAACAGAAGATGATCTGATTGACCCTCCATCAAGCTTTCCAACATCAGCTATCAGGCTACAACCTCATGAAGCAAGACGGTTAGCCACTGTAAAGGGTTATGGTAAAGGCATTTCGTTTACAGAGCGTCAATTGATATCTTTCACCAGTTGTGAtgctattattttcaaaacttgCAGAGAAATGGAAGGCCCTTATTGTGATTATCTTGAAAGGCAAATGGGAAAGCGGGTGTTTTTGGCAGGACCAGTTTTGCCAGACCCACCAACCTCTACTTTAGCGGGGAAATGGGCGACTTGGTTAGGAGGTTTCAAACCAAAAACAGTGATTTTCTGTGCCTTTGGAAGTCAATGCATTTTGAAGAGTAATCAATTTAAGGAACTGTTATTGGGTTTTGAACTTACAGGAATGCCATTTCTAGCTGCCTTGAAACCACCTATAGGAGCTGAAACAATAAAACTAGCTCTGCCTGAAGGATTTGGCGAGAGAACAAAGGGAAGAGGGGTAGTTGAAGGGGATTGGGTTCAGCAGCAATTGATCCTGAGCCACCCATCTGTAGGTTGCTTTGTGACTCATTGTGGATCTGGGTCATTAACAGAGGCCATGGTAAATGATTGTCAATTGGTACTCCTTCCCCAGGCAGGAGATCAATTCATTAATGCTAGAATAATGAGCGGAGATTTGAAAGTAGGAGTAGAGGTTTTGAAAAGTGAAGATGGACTGTTTACCAGGGAAGCTGTGTGCAACGCAGTGAGAGTTGTAATGGACACTGAGAGTGAATTGGGTCAAACGGTGAGAACTAATCATGCTAAATGGAGGGAGTTCTTGCTCAGTCAGGGGCTGGAAAATTCCTACGTGGATGATTTGGTTCAGAAGCTAGACAGTTTGCTCAAGTATTGA